The segment CTCTGTCATCGGTCACTAGAGGCCAGTCACCACCAATCCTAATCCAGGTACTACTAAATTACTTTAAATCGTAACATCTAAGACATTATAGGAATCTTTCCTATGTCTAAACACACTGGAAACGAGAAAGCTACACTCCATCAAAGCCCTCGAACAACGAACAAgtcctatctgtgaaataaaaacacagtgagaatcCCAACACTTTGCCGAACACATGGATATCTCTACTGGTTTAGAGTTAGGAACTGGGGCCGTGCGAGCGAGTTAGAAAAGTTTGACTGATTTGCTCCTTCCAGAAATTCCTCTCAAAATTAACATTAGACCCAATGGAGAGGGGCAACGGAAAAGGATACAGCCAAAAGTAATGCGAAGCTAACAAGTTGTCCTACGTtttgatctaaaaatgtatatgaCAACCTCCATTTGTGGCTTTGATAGCAGTTTAGGCACATAAACAGTAGCTGGAAATCAGTCATGCTAGTCTCGCTATAAATGGGCGAGAGGCCTTGACTCCcctaattcccccccccccccccgctgtttTTGGTGATGTTCGAATGAACCGTTTGGCGAATGTCTTAGAAAAGGGATAGAACACCATTCCAGACCGAGCCGCACGTTGTGATGCATTTTTTGGTGACGAAAATTTCATAcggaagaagaataagaagtcAAATAATATGTATACAGAATAGTAATATATGGCCAATGCATTGCATGCACAGGCACACATAAGAAATAACGAttgcatgtgtatatgtgtgtgcacatacatgtacatatggTGTGTACTGCGGCAAATTGAAAGTGCATTAAGTCAACACAAACGTTATACTttacaaacacagtgaggtttactttacaaaataaacaatctaCATAGTTTCAAAAACAATATTCCAATCACACAAGCATATTCTCTGGCAAAACCTAATCAATTATGTGTCTCCTTTGAATGTTAGGGCGGCTGACACAGAACAGCTCTATCTAGGATCTAACAAAAGTAGTTTTTCAAGATTGTTTATAACTAAACATCATACAGACCTTTAAATGTCATTGTATCCTACTGTTTTAAAACATGATCAAACATATGAATATGGAGACAGCTTTTCTGGCTGCACATgatataagaaaaaaaatgaagcactGGGTAGTTCACATTCTATTACCTAATGGCACTATGATGGCATATAGTCGGAGGCTAAAAGTAATGCATTTTAATTAGCGAAAGCAACTTAGTTTCTCCcaaatatttctcctcagatgaGAAAAACTAAGCAATGCTTTCAATATGCATGagacagcagcagaaccagTGTATTTTAACTCATTTCAGATATTCATGGGCAGTAATGAAAAGGTAATACATGTGAAAAGACAAGGACCACACATTAGTGAATGTAAACTTTGCATAACATGAAGGGATTTGTCCCATTTCTCCCTCTTTAGCCAAACAGCAAATTCCTGCAATGATCAAAATTGAAATTGAAGGCTCGGAGAAGAGGTGACCAGGACATCAGAAGATCCCGCTTGGCAGCTCCTTGCTAAAGATGCCATCAAAATCCAGCTCCCTGCTCATCAGATCCTCTTCAACACTCTCCAGCGCCCACTGATGGTCAGTCAGTTCCAGAGCCTCCCATTCAGCCTGAAATCAAGACGAGCATCACATGAACTGAGCAAACAACACCCTCAGTAGCTAATGATGCAGACTCAACTATATACACTGTACCTTAAAGgctttatttgtatctgcaggCATGGCCATGGCTGCACCACTCATCTGCTCCTGCATGATCCTCGACTGATCTGCACCTGTAGGAATTGCaaagcacataaaaaaacaatcagtatATGGAGATGAAaagtaataaatgaaaaactctTTCGCCAAAAATTGGGATAACATTTTTTGACAAAAATCAAGCCTAAAATGATTTGTAAAGCTCAGTGGGCCATGATTTATCTCTGTCTAAAACTTAAAATGTAACAACTCTCAAACTGGATTTAAATaagctgttgttttaatgcTCATATTCCTTATCACAGCATAATGATTATGAAAATGGTTGGAGCGTCCGCTCTAATGAACAATATTATTGAGTGGGAGTGAATCAAATAAGTAATTTTTGTATAACAGGGTTCGTATTACTGCTGAACCCTTTGAGAACCAGCTGGAGTACATACATTATCATGTCATTATCCAATTTAAAAATCTGATGGGATAAAATACATCAAATGAATCTGAAAAATAGCTAAAATTACCATTATCTTGGCCTAGAATTAACGAGTACATGCTTCGTAGTCCAAACACGTTCAGGAAATACCACGATGCTGAGCTCACCCTGGATGACAGATGCACACAGAAGAAATCACATCAAATGACAAGGTCCCACACTAATATTCTGAGATTAACATATCACAACTAATACAGTATGTCTTTTTATTAGATCTTGTTTTATTAGTTTACCAGGATGCATCCAGTGAGAGCAGCTCTATTCCTTGCTGCAGCATGGGCTTGAAGCGCAGGGTGAGAGGGAAGGGGACCTTAGCTGCGTGAAGGAGAGAACAGAAAGATCTCAATGTAGAAGTTACACATAAATCATATCTCATATGCTagcatcacaaaaaaaaatttTTGCGAATGACCCATTTTGCACGATAAGATTTGAGATCTGAGAGGGAGCAGGGTCATTACTTGTTACAAATCCTGAAAAGGTCCAGTTGATCCAGCCTCCAATGAGGATCATGGGAAGCACATTGGTGACATTGCCTTTCATCATGTCGGTCAGCATGCTGGGATCTGTGAAAAGATACAATGAGCAACAAATTTAGATGTGctgtattaaattaaaatatgggAACAAAAGAATTACAGGAATAAGAAGGTGATTTAGGTATTTTAGGTAAAATACTTTTTCTCCCTAAGTAGCCATGAAATTCTGTTACTCCATTATTTTTATAGGTGGCCAAAGAGGAACATTTCAGTCTTACTTAGAATACCAccattattattacatgttttAATATACACATGTTAATTCAACATGAGCTCCTGTATGAAACATCACTGTGGGTTACAGTACTGAAGAATGTATCCTGTACTTTACTGAAAATATTTACCTGTCATTGGAGAGGGTGGAACAACCTTTCTTTTGGTCTTCTTGAAAAATCCATCTTCTTGATTGTTGAAGTAGAACTTCCTCATCAAAAAGGactaaaagaaagagagatcTTCAGTAACACTGTTGCTGGAGTTGTGACAAATAAATGCAAAGGCCAGGGgttttatattgtgtgtattttgtatattttaaatggTAATTTATAAATAAGCTGGAGACTGTGAAGAGAAGAAGTAACTCGATAGAGAACAAAACGTATATGTCTTTCTGTgtcaaatcatcacacttttGGGCAACATCGTCatagatgatgatgaaattCAGCTAACAAATTGTgaacttttttttgggggggggggaggactcTGTAACTTTGACTGGTCCTATCACACTTAACTGTGATCCAAGACACGTTCAGTTCCATAAATTTCTCACGCGACCAAATGAGCATGCCGAGTTTCGTTAAGTTCTGTGAAGGTGCGGCCTAAAAGTGTGATGATTAATTGTGCCACGGAGGTTATGTTGTGGTTTTCCTCTGCGTTTATATGTCTGTCCGTCTGTTAGatggcaggattacacaaaacgTCTGGACAGCTTACCACAGAATTTTGTGGAAAACATTGctatgggtcaagaaagaacccattaaatcttGCGTGGATATctgggggcagatccaggattttttccccactttctttagCGTGGCGAGATGGGGGCGTTTTTTAACATTCGTTTTGATTtgccagagaataattcatgtttaagggactgatatttattagtGTGCATGATTCggttcagatccaaataaaaatccggGTCTACTGatattaaatgtggtttcatgaggaaCTGTTGGCAGAAGTTTGACATGCAATAACCTCTATGAAACAACCTCTATTAAAATCCCTACCTGTTTGGGaatgtattttccattttctctgaGGATTCTGCTCCGTATAAGAACCTGACTGGAGAGATTGGGTGGGGGgaagagagacacacattcaATGAGTTTGCTCACACTGGATCCCCCTCACAATGAAACATGACGTACCTGTCAGAAACCTGCTCTAATGTCAGCTTCTTGTCGCTCTGAAGGAGGATGGAGACGTAGTGCCGAATCACCCCGACCAGGAAGGTGATGAAGACAATGGGCAACACCACCCACAGTCGGATGTTGGAGTCCAACAGAAGCTCCGGCTCCGCCATTCAGCCTGGCAGCAAAACTGAGGAGGACGCAGAGCCACACTTTCATCAAGTTTAACACGGCCTCAACATTACTTCATGTTCAGATTAACGTCAGGCATTTTACTGGTGACAGTTTAATACAGTATGAAGAAGCTTAAGCTACGACTGAGCCTCCTCGGAGCTACACCTTGCTGTCAGTCCGCTTAGCTAGCTAGCCAACAGCGTCATTACGGCACCGCTAAGTGTCGAGCTAACGAACACGAGCTCCATCTGACAAAGTGGAGACTAcctgttattttaaaaaacaaactcaaacaatGGAGGTATGAAACTACACACAGTCGTGAACTCGCCAACGTtaacgttagctagctagctagccgGCTGGCTGGCTACCTTCTTCCTGACGCCCGGGTCACACAGTTCGGCTGGTGGGAGCCGGTGGTGTCCTCTCAGCGCAGTGGCCGCCACTTGCAGCGTTTCTTCCCCCGCGACGAGAGCCGTGAACCATGCGCAACGCGAGCTGGTCAGATCCACCGAACAGGCTCATTTACAGGTCCCGTCCTCTGCCGCTCCGCTGCTGTCTCCGGGGATGAGACCAGatttctgcttctgctgctcatCCCTCATCGCTCACGCTGGGACTGCAGCGCCGCCCCGCGGTGATGGAGGAGGCGTCCCTGGGAGCAGCGGGGGctggagcaggagagcaggagagcaggggAGCAGGTGGCCCGTGCTCCTTGAGGCTGGGGGTGGACACCACGCAGTTCATGTCGGTATTGGGACAATGACGTGTAAGGATTTTCAACAGGCCAACAATTAAGAATATCTATTGCAATTGTTCAAACATTAAGAATGTTGTGTACATATGAAATcatacaacatttttaaattaagtgATTTTAGTCTTTTATCTAGATGAATTGGCCATGGccttaaaaaatgtcatgtggtGATGTATCTTTATATTAATTAATGTCCTTAATAAGTTCTCAGTAATATAAAGTCATTTGAAACAAAGTATTgagtttttgtaaataatgatctCTTATTCTTGTTCTATAATGTTACAGTCCCCTTCTTAAATGTAGTCCACAGACTTATATTTCCTGTGGCCCATAAAACtgataaaactgttttaaaaatacCACTCATTTAAGCATACTGTATCAGTGATTCATATTTCAGTCActgaaattttatattttacttagAATTTAATACAGGTCTTGCTATTATTGGTCACACCACATGATGAGTGGTCGCTccaaatgatatgaaaacctATCGTTTAAAGAGaccaattaaaaataaattccatacaaaaaaaaatgttaaccAGATTTTATACAAATTTCATAGAAttttcatgaacacaaacatttcatgaacattttttaaaataaaaatctcatcACAAACATTTAAGTGCAGCACACATTGTtgtgaacaaacatttcattataCTTGAGGTGTGAAAGTGGGGCACGTGGTGTTAATTTCTTTAACACCAGACCTTTTTGAACTTTGCCCAATCTTGGCTGCTCAACTTAGAGTAGTGTGAGTTTGTGGCCACATAAATAAGTTCTTTTCACCTGACTGACGCATGGAGCTAACCTGACTTCCTCTCCCACAACCTCAAGGACCTTGCCTACATATGGAAGCTCATCATAGGCTCCAATTTTACACTTCTCTTTCTGCAATCTTTTGCAACGTTTCTTTCCTCATTTAGGGGTATGGGGTCTACCACAGCTTGACCTTCATTTTCTGGCTGCTCTTGTGCTACATCTACATCCACCAGAACTGGTGGAATGTTCACCATAGATGGCGACGTAAGGTCTAACACAGCGTTTGCCATATTTTTACTTTCCCTGAAAGCACTGGATGCAgccctccatttctctctctgtttctttctctctctctctgtcagctcaCTTGACTTGGGAATCTTTCcctgctgttttcttctctggtAGCTGAAATAGATATGTAGCGTCATGCCATAAATCATAAAGTTATTTTGGACTCATGATTGATGACAGcagatgaacattttaatgaaaatatgcATTTGCTCCAggtaatgaaaaacacataagagaaatatgtacttcatgttgctttatttgtagttttcatttaaaaaaatgttagcTTTGTCTCCTCCGAGCAAGGTACTCCGCTCTTGCTGCAGGGTCAGAGTTAACATGCTGCCTATGGCAAgcgttttttattttgcttggaaGTGGCATCTGGTAAAATAGATTAaaacagttataaataaataaataataaattactaataaatGCATAATGACCGAAGTGAAATTACATACTACATTTTTTGGGATGGTATTTTCTCATGACATTGTACAAAGATTAAACATAAACcgttgtttctgaaatattagaaaaaaatgaCTCAAATTGCATGGaaacattttccaaataatactaaaataaagtacaatcattaattgaatataaaaaaagcacaaaaactcCCAATCTAGGACATATATCTTTCATGTAAAACACTCTCcaatggtcgcaccacatgatattttcaAGTTCAGTCAAAATTTAAAGGCACAGGCCACCTTAAGAAAAGCTAGGTCAGCAAAAAAGGTCACTATGAAATTTATAatcaaactatatatttttagaaatgtttttttttaggtcaTACCACATGATATCCAAATGTGACAACTACATACCAGCTgttaaaaaaggttatttttttcaaaatttgagagagagttacaaacctgttgctgcttccatgGGTCCTTGGCAAAATGGTATGTGGTGCAACTCTCGGTCTTTGAATGGATTTAGAAATGAAAGTCCCAAATTGGTTGTTTCTTaatggtcgcaccacatgatatttcataaaataagtttgtttgtatactatgatggaaatataaatacaaatgctttgcaattttgtacagggctacaaaacactttggaaatCATGCCAAATAgggaagaaaataaatttgaatagattttgagtaatttcaaagaagttttcacaacagcagtcatggccagacggtcgcaccacatgatacTTTGACactttaaataacagaaaccttGGATCCTACAGCTCTGCAGCTCcgcagtcagagagagagagagagacagacaaataaatTGTGTGTGCTTTATCCACCTCGTGTTAGTCTAatgcagtggttctcaaacgttttctgtcatgccccactttggagctagaatatttttcatgccccacccgctcccctgccccaacaaaatgatgacaaaatgggccaagtttaacatgtgtatttacataacatacacatgaacattaaattcacattactttcaggaatttctgttgtgcaaataaaaaacctttttcaaacaactttttgtgacatttgccacttttttcaaagaatagtgcaacaactttgcttaaattcaacttaattgaagtacttttggtgacatttatcactatattcctccatcagtctgtacttt is part of the Hippoglossus hippoglossus isolate fHipHip1 chromosome 5, fHipHip1.pri, whole genome shotgun sequence genome and harbors:
- the emc3 gene encoding ER membrane protein complex subunit 3 codes for the protein MAEPELLLDSNIRLWVVLPIVFITFLVGVIRHYVSILLQSDKKLTLEQVSDSQVLIRSRILRENGKYIPKQSFLMRKFYFNNQEDGFFKKTKRKVVPPSPMTDPSMLTDMMKGNVTNVLPMILIGGWINWTFSGFVTTKVPFPLTLRFKPMLQQGIELLSLDASWVSSASWYFLNVFGLRSMYSLILGQDNGADQSRIMQEQMSGAAMAMPADTNKAFKAEWEALELTDHQWALESVEEDLMSRELDFDGIFSKELPSGIF